From Onychostoma macrolepis isolate SWU-2019 chromosome 19, ASM1243209v1, whole genome shotgun sequence, a single genomic window includes:
- the nrm gene encoding nurim, giving the protein MASMTFRDCFLCVSALITFVSVFVTGADFVRFVSFRAIYHNLSGAAPLCRDSVPWSVALRDGVVLKAVAVDVFLLVLFSLQHSLLAWTPVKQVCQNVFGVLSRTVYCFTTAAALQILMHYWQPVTSAPCLWSVRSAPWDIWFPLICFILHFLCWAVICSILLIFDYPELLGIKQVYYECLGMGDPLLLKSERAQRLYSHLRHPVCVELLTVLWLLPTFPLDRLLLAAYLSIYLILAHSLDTQDCTYLRRQLRNKLQLFSAPLEDSDQSNNTYKTD; this is encoded by the exons atgGCGTCGATGACTTTTCGCGACTGTTTTCTCTGTGTTTCAGCTTTAATTACCTTCGTGTCCGTGTTTGTGACCGGTGCAGACTTTGTTCGCTTCGTGTCGTTTCGTGCCATTTATCACAACCTGAGCGGAGCCGCGCCTCTGTGTCGAG ACTCTGTGCCCTGGTCTGTGGCTCTGCGGGACGGGGTGGTTCTGAAGGCTGTAGCTGTGGATGTTTTCCTTCTGGTCCTCTTCAGTCTCCAGCACAGTCTGCTGGCCTGGACTCCAGTTAAGCAAGTCTGTCAGAATGTGTTTGGGGTTTTAAGCAGAACCGTGTACTGCTTCACCACCGCCGCAGCACTGCAG ATATTGATGCACTATTGGCAGCCGGTCACCAGCGCCCCCTGCCTGTGGTCAGTGCGCAGTGCACCCTGGGATATCTGGTTCCCGctcatctgttttattttacacttcCTGTGCTGGGCAGTAATCTGCAGTATCCTGCTCATCTTCGATTATCCCGAACTACTGGGCATCAAACAG GTGTATTATGAGTGTCTGGGTATGGGCGACCCTCTCCTGCTGAAGTCTGAGCGTGCGCAGCGGCTCTACTCTCACCTCAGGCATCCCGTCTGTGTGGAGCTGCTCACGGTGCTCTGGCTTCTCCCCACGTTCCCGCTGGACCGGCTTCTGCTGGCCGCTTACCTGTCCATTTACCTGATCCTCGCTCACTCGCTGGACACCCAGGACTGCACTTACCTGCGCCGGCAGCTCCGCAACAAACTGCAGCTCTTCTCCGCTCCACTAGAGGACAGCGATCAGAGCAACAACACGTATAAGACAGACTGA